One genomic window of Halorhabdus sp. CBA1104 includes the following:
- the aroC gene encoding chorismate synthase produces MNGNSFGRLFDVTTFGESHGEAMGCTVSGVPAGVELSEDDIQQDLDRRKPGQSMITTSRDEPDAVSIKSGLQDGYTTGTPIGMVIQNKDSRSGKYEPFVTAPRPSHGDFTYSAKFGTRNWGGGGRSSARETVNWVAAGAIAKQVLDQSEYDVQIKAHVNQIGDIEAPEVSFEEMLEHTEDNDIRCAHPETAAAMRDLAEQYQQEGDSIGGSVYFEARGVPRGLGAPRFDSIPSRLGQLIYSIPAVNDFEYGVGRDARTMAGTEYNEDWEFDENGDPTPVGNDHGGIQGGITTGDPIYGEISWHPPVSIPKAQETVDWETGQRKEVQVVGRHDPVLPPRAVPVVESLLYCTVLDFMLLGGRLNPDRLDDRPGEYDTDYHPSSPVNDPDDAPTQAETLDDE; encoded by the coding sequence ATGAACGGCAACAGTTTCGGTCGACTCTTCGACGTCACCACGTTCGGGGAGAGCCACGGCGAGGCGATGGGGTGTACCGTTTCGGGTGTCCCCGCCGGTGTCGAGTTGAGCGAGGACGACATCCAGCAGGACCTCGACCGGCGCAAGCCCGGCCAGTCGATGATCACCACCTCGCGGGACGAACCCGACGCCGTCTCGATCAAGTCTGGCCTGCAGGACGGCTACACGACGGGCACGCCGATCGGGATGGTCATCCAGAACAAAGACTCCCGGTCGGGCAAGTACGAGCCGTTCGTCACGGCTCCCCGTCCGTCCCACGGCGATTTCACCTACTCGGCGAAGTTCGGCACGCGCAACTGGGGCGGGGGCGGGCGCTCTTCGGCCCGAGAGACCGTCAACTGGGTCGCCGCGGGGGCCATCGCCAAGCAGGTCTTAGACCAGAGCGAGTACGACGTCCAGATCAAGGCCCACGTCAACCAGATCGGTGACATAGAGGCCCCAGAGGTCTCCTTCGAGGAGATGCTCGAACACACCGAGGACAACGACATCAGGTGTGCCCATCCCGAGACGGCCGCGGCGATGCGCGATCTCGCCGAGCAGTACCAGCAGGAGGGCGACTCCATCGGCGGCTCGGTCTACTTCGAGGCCCGCGGTGTCCCGCGCGGGCTGGGTGCGCCCCGCTTTGACTCCATCCCGTCGCGGCTGGGCCAGCTCATCTACTCGATTCCGGCGGTCAACGACTTCGAGTACGGGGTCGGCCGCGACGCTCGCACGATGGCCGGCACTGAGTACAACGAGGACTGGGAGTTCGACGAGAACGGTGATCCCACGCCCGTCGGCAACGACCACGGCGGGATCCAGGGTGGGATCACGACCGGCGATCCCATCTACGGCGAGATTTCCTGGCATCCGCCGGTTTCGATCCCGAAAGCCCAGGAGACCGTCGACTGGGAGACGGGCCAACGTAAGGAGGTTCAGGTCGTCGGCCGCCACGATCCCGTTTTGCCACCCCGTGCGGTCCCCGTCGTCGAGTCCCTGCTGTACTGTACAGTGCTCGACTTCATGCTGCTGGGTGGCCGCCTCAATCCCGACCGACTCGACGACCGGCCCGGCGAGTACGACACCGACTATCACCCGAGCAGTCCGGTCAACGATCCAGACGACGCCCCCACGCAGGCCGAGACACTCGACGACGAGTAA
- a CDS encoding lactonase family protein, whose protein sequence is MPTAHTYVGTCTDGDSEGIYRVDTDGGQRGEARLGADATDPSYLTVHPSGDYLYAVNEVEDGGATAFAIEANGDLRRLNRRAIGPADPCHCSVDPTGQYLLVAHYTGGALSVVPIDDDGRLGEPTVQERAGSSVDPERQTGPHPHTIKPGPDGRFVYVADLGTDEIVRYVLEAETGTLDTKGAVSVHDGAGPRQFEYAPDGRIYCVNELDSTLSVFDRATDGTLTVRETVETIPPDYDGENAPGAVAIHPSGWFVYASNRGHDSITTFEVTATGLDVVDTVSTRGEWPRDFALDRDGEQLLVANAETDTLVPFAIDDATGRLAATDQPIAVPAPVCVRPR, encoded by the coding sequence ATGCCTACCGCCCACACGTACGTCGGCACGTGCACCGACGGCGACAGCGAGGGGATCTACCGCGTCGATACCGACGGTGGACAGCGTGGCGAGGCACGGCTAGGTGCCGACGCGACGGATCCGTCGTATCTGACCGTTCATCCGTCCGGTGACTATCTCTACGCCGTCAACGAAGTCGAGGACGGTGGGGCAACCGCGTTTGCGATCGAGGCCAACGGCGACCTCCGCCGACTCAACCGCCGGGCGATCGGTCCGGCCGATCCCTGCCACTGCAGCGTCGATCCGACGGGCCAGTACCTACTGGTCGCCCACTACACCGGCGGGGCACTCTCGGTGGTGCCGATCGACGACGACGGTCGCCTGGGTGAACCGACGGTTCAGGAACGTGCAGGCTCGAGTGTCGATCCGGAGCGACAGACCGGTCCCCATCCGCACACGATCAAACCAGGCCCTGACGGTCGCTTCGTCTACGTCGCCGATCTCGGGACGGACGAGATCGTCCGCTACGTGCTTGAGGCCGAGACGGGAACACTCGATACGAAGGGGGCTGTCTCTGTGCACGACGGTGCCGGGCCGCGCCAGTTCGAGTACGCTCCCGACGGAAGGATCTACTGCGTCAACGAACTCGATTCGACGCTTTCGGTCTTCGATCGGGCGACCGACGGCACGCTGACGGTCCGCGAGACTGTCGAGACGATCCCGCCCGACTACGACGGCGAGAACGCACCCGGTGCTGTCGCCATCCATCCCTCGGGCTGGTTCGTCTACGCGTCCAACCGGGGCCACGACAGCATCACGACGTTCGAAGTCACTGCGACCGGCCTGGATGTCGTCGACACCGTTTCGACCCGCGGCGAGTGGCCCCGCGATTTCGCGCTCGATCGCGACGGCGAGCAGCTGCTCGTCGCAAACGCTGAGACGGATACACTCGTCCCGTTCGCCA